A stretch of DNA from Aciduliprofundum sp. MAR08-339:
TGCTCAATGCTTCTGTTCGGGCAGCAGCAACACTTGCCACGTATCTTTCACGTACAAGAAGCAGGGTGGGATTTGTCGTTCTTGGTAATACTGTGGATTGGATATACCCAACCTACGGAAAGAGAGCAATGTATTTGATTTTGGAGAGATTGCTGTACCTACGAAGTGAGAAGATAAGTCGTTTGACCTTTGATTATGGGAAGTTTATAGTTTCCAGATTTTTCCCTCCAAATTCATTTGTGATACTCATATCTCCACTGCTTTCTTGGGATATTGATGATGCCATTGTTGAACTTCTTGCCAAGGGTTACGACGTTCTCACAATATCCCCCACGCTTATAGGACATGGTGGGGATATGGCCTCAGAGATACTGCGTGCTGAGAGGGAAGTGCGTTTGAGAAGGATAAGGATGTTTGGGAGAGTGGTTGATTGGAACATAGAATATCCTCTGACTTCCATACTGAAGGTGATGAGATGAAAAAAGAATGGTACTTCTTGGGCACTTACTACGCCCTTCTTCTGGTTGTTCCCATGGGGAATCTGCGCTACATATGGCTTGTTGTTCTTGATGTTCTTGCATCTCTTGCATTCTTGTATTTATATAGGGTGGTTAAGGATGAGATCCTATTCTACGTTTACAATTTCATAGCCCTCGTTGGTATAGTTTTCGCCCTGGGAAATTACAATCCATACTCTCCCCTGACTCTCGGAGTAGCTTACACACTCATGGCCCTGTGGATGCTCCACATGACCTATGCAAGATTTGAGCCCATGTTTGGAAAAGTTCGTCTTGACACGATAGCGTACACCCTTCTAACATTTCCACTGGCCTATTTTTCAGTTTATCTCTTTCTCATATATCCCATCGGATACGGGTTCTGGGGCGTGTTCACCCTGGTGATGCTGATTGTAATTTTGATTTATGTGCTTATGCGCTCACCGAAATCTGAGAAGCGCAGCCACACCCCCTAAATGCTCTAAAATTTTTCCCGCCTCATGGGAGGTACTGATTATATGGATCTCTGCTCCCGTTTGAACTGCTAGGTTCATAAGGTCTCTGTATTTCTTGTAGTTTTTGTCTGAGATCAAAAGATGCTTCACCGCACCCATGTTGAGGTAATTTTTTACCTCTTCCTCTCCGTAGGCGTACAACCCCTCTTTCTTTATCTCCGTGAGCAACTCCTCCACTAGTTGCTCTTCCCTGGCAATTCTGTGTTGTTTGAGTATCTTGTCTAGGGCTCCTGATTTCAGAACTTCATATACGCCCCTCAGATCACCGTGGGATGCCTGGACCATGATGTAATTTTTAATGCTGCTTCCTGCAAAATTCACAAAATCCTCTTTGTAAAATCCAGGGCCGAGTATTATTAGGGGAGATTTTTCATCCCATGCATCCTTGAGTGCTGCCAGGACCTCTCCAAAGAATTCATCATCTTCGTCTCCCCTCTTTCTCAGGGTTGCAAATTCCTGTATTCCATAGGTTTTCATTATTGCAATTGTTGCAAGGCCGTGTTCAAGTCCCAGAAAATACACCATGGGCCTTTCTGAATTTTTCACTGCCTCTTCAAGAAGTTCTTTATCTTTTACGCTCCACTCTTTTATTATTGAAATTTCATCACCGAGCCCCACATTTATGGTTTGATGGGAGCCCAGATAATCCTCTGGACCTGCCACGATTATGCCTGAGATGCGAAGCCTATCTGAAAATTCCTGAAAATCAAGTTTTTTCACCCTTATTCCAACTCTGATTTTTTTCCTCTCAACCTTCTTTGATCTCTTCATATCCCCACTCGTCGTGTCCTTTCGGAACACGTAGCCGAAAACAAGATCCTCCTCTCCCAGCATCGTGCTCAGGTACCAGAGATCATCTAAATTGTCCACCCGCACCGTGATCTCTCCCCGCTCCTTCTCTTCAACCTTCATTCTCGTGCCTCCATGATTTTTCGTATTTTTCTTTCAATCTTCTCAGTGTGTGTGCCCCACCAGTAAACACGGCCGCATTTTGGGCATATGTAAAACTCATCCCTGTGATCATACACGTATTTAGGAACCTTGTCTCTCACACTCTCTTTGTTAACCGGTATTAGGGGCTCGTTGCATATGGAGCACCTTGAGAGCATGTTATCCTTGCTCAGATTGAATTTCCTTATAACAATTTTCAGTTGCTCTTCGTAATTTTCACTTTCAATGTAGAATCCGCCACTTCTCCGTGCAAGTTCTTTATCCCTTGTAAGTATTATCCTGTTCTCAATCTTGGAGATCTCAATTATCTCATCATCGCTCATTCTTCCGCTGGGATAATAGGTATCGTACCCGAGAAACCTCAAATATTTGGCGAGTTTACCGAGCATGTGGTCAGCGAGGAATTTCACAGGGAATAATTACTCACTGGATTTATTATTTTCCCGGGGTAACGTTTGGCGGGTATCTGAAGTCGCCGAAGGCGATTTGGGTGAGGGCTGAAAGCCCGAACCAGATACCCGCTTGTTATGGGACAGTCGCTCGTCAAATTGGTTTTGGTTATTTATTTAACATGCAATATGTATTTATGGAAAGAATCTTCAAGATATTCTTTCATATTCCACAATGAGATACTGATTTCAGGAAATATATAGATGTTGTATTCATTATATATTTCCTTTACAAATTTAAATGCTTGCTCTTTAATGTGCTCAAGTTTGTTTTTAAAAATGAGACTATATAGGTAAGCTAAACCATCCTGATCAAAAGAATTATTTGTTTGCTCATATAAATTTAAATAATATTTTTGGGGATAATCTACTTTATATATTCCCAGAGTTTTTTTTGGTAATTTATCAGTATGCCTAATCAAATGACTTACTGGATGTTCATTTCCAGGCTTACCATATAGCTCTTTTTCTGAAAAGTTTTTAGGCACCACACCAAATTGTTTTAAAAATGAGAGGCTCTTGTTTAAAACTTCTTTTATTTTATCTTTTGAGTAATCGTCTCTTTTGAGATCTATCGCTTGATCTTTGAAGAAAGCCCCCACACTAATCAGAGTCCATAGTATTACTTTTTCTTTGTTTGTCAGATTGGGTACTTTTTTGTACTCTCCAAAGAATTTCCGATCTAAATAAGAAACTATCCCATCAATTCCAAGTATATCTTTTTCAATGTACCATATTCCTTTTCCAGACAATATATATCTTACTGTGTCAGCATCCAAAATTTTTATGATGTATCCTTGGTTAATTAATTCGTCTCTCACGAGCTTCCCTATACCTTCTCCTTTAACAGCAGATGATTTCAGGAGCATTTCAAATCTTCTATTTGATTTCATCTCAATTAATGAAATTAATACGGATTTTTGTTTTAGTTTTTCACTCTTTTTTAATTCATCATATAATTTGTCATACATGAATTTTAACACATCTTTTGATGTGTCATTCATTCAAATCCCCCCTTGTAAAATTAGTAACTACGACTCCTCCATCATGAAAACGAGTGATTACAAAAGCAATTAATTTTCCTTTGGAATAAAGAATATTGCATCTATCTATTACTGGAGCTAAAGTCTTAGAATCTATATAACTCTCATCAAAAAGAGCAATTATTTTTCGGGGATCATCTTTATTAAGAAGGGACATAATATATGCGGCCAGCGAATGTCCCGTACCTAGATTAGTCAAATCTATGATTTTTCCACCATTTAAATATATAGTATCATTAATCATGTCTACTTTCTCCACATCATACTTTTCGTTAACATACTTGATTGTTTTAATTTTTTTACCAAGATATTTTCCTACAAGCTCATGGTATTTAATAAACCCCCACTCATCTAGATCAATTGAATTTTTGGAATGTTGTAGTGCATTATTGTACTCCGGAAATTCAACCATAAATTTCCGCTCAATCCTAGAAATAATTTTTGTGAGTTTTTCAATATTTTCTTTGTCAGATTGATATTTATGCTCTGGAAGGGATTTCATTTTCTTTAGTTGCTTTTCTTCCTTTTCTAACAGTGCTTTGAATTTTCCTATCTCTTTAAGGCTTTTTTCTATAGATTTCCTTAACTCTATTAATTTATCTTCAAAAGATGTCTCATCCAAGTCCATATAATCTTTTATGTATTCTTCCTCTTCAAATCTTTCCTTTATTGAAAAGATTAGAGATAGATCTATTTCCCCATTCTCTCCAAATCCATATTCTATACATTTTATTCCATAGTTCTCAACTTTATCCTCAATGTTCTTTAATTTCTTTTCGAGCTCTTCCAAAGAATTATCTTGATCGCCCGGATCTTTAGGAAAATCATCTTCTGTAATTCCTAATTTCTTGATATTTTTAATTATAATTGGAATTGTTTTATCTAGAATATACTCTATCGAATCTATCTCCCTTACAATCTTTTTTAACAATTCATACTCTTCTTGAATGAACTTTTTTGAGGAGTATTCTTCTTCAAGTTTTTTAATGTATTCTTCTATCGCTATATTTGTGCCAGGTAGTTCTATATTATATGAAGAAAAGTCACGTAAAACGTTAATAAGTTTCTGGATGATTTCTATCTCAATTAGTTCCTCTTGAATTATTTTTTCCCTTTCATTTAATATGTCATTTACCTTGTTTTTTAGATCCTGCAGTCTTGCTATAGCTAAAATGCGTGCATCTTCGTTGGCAGCAAGGTTTTTTGTAGCATTTGAAATACTCTTTTTTATATTTGGTATCTCTCTGATAAGATCTGGATAACCAAGATCATTTATGGTATCGATAATAACTTCTTTTGAGTTAATTACCTCATCAATTAGTTTTTTTAAATTATTTACAAAATTATTATATTTTTCTATTTTCTTTTTAGATTTTTTATCTTCTCTTTTGATATTTTTCATGCGATTTTTAATAATATCTCTCATCATGTAATTCTCTACAAAAAATTTAACCGCACGGTATTTCTGCAAATCCTCCAATAGTGCATTTTGCCCATTATATTTTTTTTCTTCTTCGGTAATCCTTTTTTTATAATCTTCAATACGTTTCTCTAATTTTTTGATCATATCTGGATCTTGCGAGTTATATATTTCCTCCTGTACCTTTTCGATATACTTTCTGAAATCCGATAAAGCTGTACCTATACTGGTGTATAGACTAACTAGTTCCTCTACTGCATTTTTAATTTTTTCTCTTGGGTTGTCAGGAATGTCATATATTAGCCTGTATTCTTTATTAAACCTTTCAGGAGAAATAGGAGTTTTCTTCCCATTTTCAAAAAGATATACTATGGGATTATCCATCTCCCTGGTCTTTTCGGAAATTAGGGTTTCATTAGGAATATTTATTTTTATTTTAAATTCGATTTTGTTTTTCTTACCGTCTATCAGTTTTTTCATATCTTTTAATAAAGTATGAGTTATATTTTCATTATTTTTCAAACCATAGAGCGCAATGGCAAGCATATTAAGTAATGTGCTTTTACCGATACTATTTGGCCCCTCTATTAATACTATATTTGGTAATTTTTTACCTATTTTTTCATTTGGTGTGAATTTTCTTATCTCATTGCCTTCATCCCTTTCTAGTACATAATCATATTCTATCATTCACTATCACCACCCTTCTCCCTTAAATACTGGAGAATTTCCTCAAGTATTTCTTCATGTTTTTTGCCACTCATCACAAGGAAAACTATTTTCCTTTCAAGTTCATCATCCAACAGTCCATTTAATAGTTCTTTTATTTCATCATTCAGTTCAATATTATGTACCACCATCTTTTTCACCTCTTTATCTCAAACACTCCTGCTAACGCTAATGGGAATTTAAATATTTTGAGATGAGGCATTCCATATATAGATCCTATAGCATATCCTTTTTTCAAAGATTCAACTTCCACCAATGAAATATCCAATCCCAGAGATTTTATAATTTTATAATTTGAGTTGAAAAATATTTTTGTGTTAATTACGCTCTCAAGTCCTCTGGGTATATCTGTTGGATTCTGAGATGAAAATATAATACCTATTTGTTTACTTCTTCCTGTTCTGCAGATGGTATCTAAATCACCTAATGCCTCTTTGGAACTATCTGTTTTATAGAATTGATGAACTTCATCTATAATTATTAATATTGGTGGGTATGCCTTTCTTTTCTCGTCTTTAGCTTTAACAATTTTATGAAGTAGGTCCCTAAGTAAGATAGAACCGAAATCTATCCCTCCTGACTCTGCCACATGAATAACGGACATCTTTCCAGGGAATAATATATCATCTACATCTAAAGTCTTAGCATCCGGATTATCAAAGAAAATGCGTGCGTTATCCAGATTATATAAAAGGTTTGTGTATGTAGAATGGTGTAGCTGAGTTTCTCCAATTTCTCCCCGCTCATTTAGTGTTTTATACATATACTTGTCATTTTTGCCTCTTTGAAAATAGGTTACAAAATCTGAAAATTTAGCCTCGGGCATATCTTTTTCAATTCTCCAACAATCCCTCCAATACCTAAAAATATTAGGTAAACTTTGAGCGCCAACATCTGAAATATTGTGAAGCAATCCAGTAAGAGCATTTGGATCTATGTCGTTTACATTAAGTGTTATCTTTTCCCCATATTCGGTCTCTACTCCCGCAGGAAGATTTGTGGTGGAAGGATAGTAAATAACAAAATTCTCTATTCCATGTGGTGAGACCCCCAAATCTTCCCATTCTTTTAGTATTTCTCCATTATTTGTTTGAGAGGGGAGATACATCTTTAATAAGTCATCTCCTTTTACATTTACGGCTAATACTGAACCCTGCATCTCTTCTACAAAATATTGCGCTAAATACTTGGCAGCTACTGTTTTTCCACTACCTGTTTTTCCACAGATTAGTATTTGATGATAATACATATCTTCTGGAAGATTCACGGTTATATATTTTCCATGCTCATCTATCAATTTCTGATTTTCCCCATATTGAACAGTAGCCAAGAAAACTTTGGGTCCCTTTTTTTCACTACCTATAGCAATATCTATTTCCTCTTGAGTAGATCTTCTTGCTATACTTTGCGGCTTTAGAAAATCTATTAACCCATCCTCACGCTTGCTTATTATTCTCACAATATCTGCGTACACAATATTTAAAGTTCTCCTATCCGCCGCCAAGGGTTTTAGATCCATATCTACAATGAGTGGAGAAGGAGCGTAGGGTGAATATTGAAAGCTCTTTGTAACTCTCAAGATAAATTTAGTCCCACCTTCTTCAACAGTAAGATAAGATCCTTTTGGAAGCATTCCTTTTATATCAGTTTTCGATATTAGTTTTATCGATCCTTTTTCCTCACCTAATACTATCCAGCTCATGGTGACCACCCAAATCTTTCTTGATTAACAGTAGGAGTTAATCTTGATGATTTAATAATCTCATCTAGGTTAAATAAGTGTAAAGTTTCTCTAGCGTATTTTTCTGCTATAGCAATAGGTCTAATTTGCGGATTTTTTACATCTCCTTGAACCAATAAGAAATAATAGATCATGTCTAAAATATCTTGGATTGTATTTTTATATTTTTCAAAAGTTAATGGATGGAACTCAACACGCAAAGGACTAGTATCAAAAGCTTTTATATAACAGAATATTCTTGCATTTCTGGGATTATTTGGATCTTCATATTTAAAGAAGGCTGTTCTCATACCTTTTCTTAGTTCAGAATATACCCAATGCATATCTGAGTTATATCTCCCTTTAAGTTGGGGTATATTATCTACGATTATACTACTTTGACTATTTTTTACTATAAAAACAGGAATTATATTTTTTGGTGTGAAAAACTCATATATAGCATTTATTACATAAACATACCAATCTCCACCAATCAGAGGGCCATCTATAAAGAGAAGAGTATTTGAATATAGATTCTCTTTTAAAAAATCTACTTTGTCCCTAACATACACTTCTTTGGAGGCATAAGGTATGTCCTCCGTAACAACAACCCCACTATTAAACATAGATTTATATTTTTTAGCTTTTGTAAAGAAATATAAAGCAATCAATGATGATGGTAGATATTCCCCTTCATACATATACACAAGTGTATGTGAAAACAAATATGCTATTCCTTCAAGGGCAGTAAATTTATTTATAGATTCATCATAAGCCGCAATTAACGGATATTTTCCTATGCATTCCATACCTTTTTTAGCATCCAATTCATATCCTACATTTACTTCCTCCAATGGATAAAACTTCATAATTTGGTTGGAAATTACATCATACTTTCCAAATCCAATATTGTGTTCTACCTCAATTATTTTTAAATTAGAAATATTACTAATAGTGTTTTTAAACTTAGGATGCAATGTTACACGTTTTAAGGGTTTAGGTATCGTCTCAATTTTTTGCTTATATTTTTTTATCATACTTACTATTCCTCCATTTCATTACTAAATGATTAATAGCGAGCGATTTCCCATAACGTTTCAGCGGCTATGCGAAGTTCGCCCGAAGGGCGAATTTGGGCAAACAAAGTTTGCCGTATAGCCGCGTGTTTCCTGAAGTTTCGGCGAGCGTTATATTTGATTACTTTTTTGTTTGTTAATTTTTTTGATATTTCTGCCTGTTCAAATAACTCCGTTATTTCTCTGTTTTCATTTTTTATTTTGTTGGTTGCTAATATTTTTCTTCTTTATTTTCTTTTGAGCGAGCCGAAATTTGGGCGTTCGGCCACGGAAACTCCAAATATACGAAATTCGTATAACCCTCCTTATAGGTGTTATTCGGAAGTTTTATTACCTTATAACCCATTGAGATGAATATGTCCTTCGAGAATAAAAATCTTACTCCAAAGGAGCGATATGAGCTGATTGGAAGACTGATTGAAGAGCTCAAACTCCGCAAATACTCTTACCGCACTGGAAAGGCGTACATAAACGTGGTGCGAAGATTTCTTCGTTCTGGTATGCAGCCGCGGGAGTTCCTGCTGAAGTATTACGGAGATAAAAGCCGTTCCTCCATTCGGCAGGCGTATTTCGCCCTGAAATTCTTCTACAAAAATGTCCTTGGCGAGAGATTTGACGAGAGCATTCCGCTGGCGAAGAAGAAGGAAAAATTGCCGGTTGTTCTCTCTCGAGAAGAGGTAAAGAGAATGATTTACGGCACGGAAAATATGAAGCATCGCCTCGTGCTGATGTTTCTCTACTACGCAGGCATGCGACTGAATGAAGTTCGCAATATCAAATGGCAGGACATAGATTTTGATAGGGAGGTAATCCACATAAAAATCGCAAAGGGTGAAAAAGAGAGGGTGGTATTTCTTCATCCTGAACTGAAGGGACATCTGGAGAT
This window harbors:
- a CDS encoding mRNA surveillance protein pelota, giving the protein MKVEEKERGEITVRVDNLDDLWYLSTMLGEEDLVFGYVFRKDTTSGDMKRSKKVERKKIRVGIRVKKLDFQEFSDRLRISGIIVAGPEDYLGSHQTINVGLGDEISIIKEWSVKDKELLEEAVKNSERPMVYFLGLEHGLATIAIMKTYGIQEFATLRKRGDEDDEFFGEVLAALKDAWDEKSPLIILGPGFYKEDFVNFAGSSIKNYIMVQASHGDLRGVYEVLKSGALDKILKQHRIAREEQLVEELLTEIKKEGLYAYGEEEVKNYLNMGAVKHLLISDKNYKKYRDLMNLAVQTGAEIHIISTSHEAGKILEHLGGVAALLRFR
- a CDS encoding Mut7-C RNAse domain-containing protein — encoded protein: MKFLADHMLGKLAKYLRFLGYDTYYPSGRMSDDEIIEISKIENRIILTRDKELARRSGGFYIESENYEEQLKIVIRKFNLSKDNMLSRCSICNEPLIPVNKESVRDKVPKYVYDHRDEFYICPKCGRVYWWGTHTEKIERKIRKIMEARE
- a CDS encoding AAA family ATPase; the encoded protein is MIEYDYVLERDEGNEIRKFTPNEKIGKKLPNIVLIEGPNSIGKSTLLNMLAIALYGLKNNENITHTLLKDMKKLIDGKKNKIEFKIKINIPNETLISEKTREMDNPIVYLFENGKKTPISPERFNKEYRLIYDIPDNPREKIKNAVEELVSLYTSIGTALSDFRKYIEKVQEEIYNSQDPDMIKKLEKRIEDYKKRITEEEKKYNGQNALLEDLQKYRAVKFFVENYMMRDIIKNRMKNIKREDKKSKKKIEKYNNFVNNLKKLIDEVINSKEVIIDTINDLGYPDLIREIPNIKKSISNATKNLAANEDARILAIARLQDLKNKVNDILNEREKIIQEELIEIEIIQKLINVLRDFSSYNIELPGTNIAIEEYIKKLEEEYSSKKFIQEEYELLKKIVREIDSIEYILDKTIPIIIKNIKKLGITEDDFPKDPGDQDNSLEELEKKLKNIEDKVENYGIKCIEYGFGENGEIDLSLIFSIKERFEEEEYIKDYMDLDETSFEDKLIELRKSIEKSLKEIGKFKALLEKEEKQLKKMKSLPEHKYQSDKENIEKLTKIISRIERKFMVEFPEYNNALQHSKNSIDLDEWGFIKYHELVGKYLGKKIKTIKYVNEKYDVEKVDMINDTIYLNGGKIIDLTNLGTGHSLAAYIMSLLNKDDPRKIIALFDESYIDSKTLAPVIDRCNILYSKGKLIAFVITRFHDGGVVVTNFTRGDLNE
- a CDS encoding ATP-binding protein gives rise to the protein MSWIVLGEEKGSIKLISKTDIKGMLPKGSYLTVEEGGTKFILRVTKSFQYSPYAPSPLIVDMDLKPLAADRRTLNIVYADIVRIISKREDGLIDFLKPQSIARRSTQEEIDIAIGSEKKGPKVFLATVQYGENQKLIDEHGKYITVNLPEDMYYHQILICGKTGSGKTVAAKYLAQYFVEEMQGSVLAVNVKGDDLLKMYLPSQTNNGEILKEWEDLGVSPHGIENFVIYYPSTTNLPAGVETEYGEKITLNVNDIDPNALTGLLHNISDVGAQSLPNIFRYWRDCWRIEKDMPEAKFSDFVTYFQRGKNDKYMYKTLNERGEIGETQLHHSTYTNLLYNLDNARIFFDNPDAKTLDVDDILFPGKMSVIHVAESGGIDFGSILLRDLLHKIVKAKDEKRKAYPPILIIIDEVHQFYKTDSSKEALGDLDTICRTGRSKQIGIIFSSQNPTDIPRGLESVINTKIFFNSNYKIIKSLGLDISLVEVESLKKGYAIGSIYGMPHLKIFKFPLALAGVFEIKR
- a CDS encoding DNA double-strand break repair nuclease NurA produces the protein MIKKYKQKIETIPKPLKRVTLHPKFKNTISNISNLKIIEVEHNIGFGKYDVISNQIMKFYPLEEVNVGYELDAKKGMECIGKYPLIAAYDESINKFTALEGIAYLFSHTLVYMYEGEYLPSSLIALYFFTKAKKYKSMFNSGVVVTEDIPYASKEVYVRDKVDFLKENLYSNTLLFIDGPLIGGDWYVYVINAIYEFFTPKNIIPVFIVKNSQSSIIVDNIPQLKGRYNSDMHWVYSELRKGMRTAFFKYEDPNNPRNARIFCYIKAFDTSPLRVEFHPLTFEKYKNTIQDILDMIYYFLLVQGDVKNPQIRPIAIAEKYARETLHLFNLDEIIKSSRLTPTVNQERFGWSP
- a CDS encoding tyrosine-type recombinase/integrase — encoded protein: MSFENKNLTPKERYELIGRLIEELKLRKYSYRTGKAYINVVRRFLRSGMQPREFLLKYYGDKSRSSIRQAYFALKFFYKNVLGERFDESIPLAKKKEKLPVVLSREEVKRMIYGTENMKHRLVLMFLYYAGMRLNEVRNIKWQDIDFDREVIHIKIAKGEKERVVFLHPELKGHLEMFGKRRYGYVLISQRGKRYSPKSIQLIVKNAARRAKINKNVTPHVLRYSFATHLLEGGADIRYIQQLLGHKYLKTTQIYTHVANKEIKELAKLL